From a region of the Fibrobacter sp. genome:
- a CDS encoding peptidylprolyl isomerase produces the protein MKKFGLLFFALGSLISTAFAAPVLMEGIAAIVDGKPIMRSEFLNNLYHFQETPEGSAMSEEQQKQYVLDKLIEEKVLLSRIDRDSIVVSDAEIDQRVTAHLTQLAASQNVNLATLEKAIRSQLGVSMAQYRDQLAKQIRSHVEVQRVRQRHVGMVSPTKKEVDAFYKAFKDSLPRQYNCVQLSHIQLKIEPDSAIVDSVRRVAETLVDSLNFGVKFELLAKNHSQDSSAAKGGDLGYFRRGLLDPAFERTLDQLKNGQYASTPVKTDRGWHIVRVIGRKEDGVRSAHILLRTIPTSADSARVLRIADSLRATIKTKDDFAAAAKKFSIDKSSNFAGGLLGWFQKNEMEPAYVDPVANLEVGEVSEPVEIDGSYHLFRLDDSRQIREFTLEEDYGKIEAMAANHLENEKLNALLKKWREEVHIEIRMTE, from the coding sequence ATGAAGAAGTTTGGATTGTTGTTTTTTGCTCTGGGTTCCCTGATTTCCACGGCGTTTGCTGCGCCGGTGCTGATGGAAGGCATTGCCGCGATTGTCGACGGCAAGCCCATCATGCGTTCGGAATTCCTGAACAATCTCTACCATTTCCAGGAAACTCCCGAAGGCTCCGCGATGAGCGAAGAGCAGCAGAAGCAGTATGTGCTCGACAAGCTTATCGAGGAGAAGGTTCTCCTGAGCCGCATCGACCGCGATTCCATCGTGGTTAGTGATGCCGAAATCGACCAGCGCGTGACGGCGCACCTGACCCAACTTGCGGCGAGCCAAAACGTGAACCTCGCGACGCTCGAGAAGGCTATCCGCTCGCAGCTCGGCGTGAGCATGGCACAGTACCGTGACCAGCTTGCGAAGCAGATTCGCAGCCATGTGGAAGTCCAGCGTGTCCGCCAGCGCCACGTGGGTATGGTGAGCCCGACCAAGAAAGAGGTCGACGCGTTCTACAAGGCGTTCAAGGATTCGCTCCCGCGCCAGTACAACTGCGTGCAACTCAGCCACATCCAGTTGAAGATTGAACCGGATTCCGCCATTGTGGATTCCGTGAGACGCGTTGCCGAAACTTTGGTGGACAGCCTCAATTTCGGTGTCAAGTTCGAACTGCTCGCCAAGAACCATTCGCAGGATTCTTCGGCGGCGAAAGGCGGTGACCTCGGCTACTTCAGGCGCGGCCTTCTGGACCCGGCCTTCGAGAGGACGCTCGACCAGCTGAAGAACGGCCAGTATGCGTCTACTCCGGTAAAGACGGACCGCGGCTGGCACATTGTGCGTGTAATCGGCCGCAAGGAAGACGGTGTGCGCTCTGCCCATATCTTGCTCCGCACGATTCCGACGTCGGCGGACTCTGCCCGCGTGCTGCGTATTGCGGATTCGCTCCGTGCTACCATCAAGACGAAGGATGATTTTGCCGCTGCTGCCAAGAAGTTCAGTATCGACAAGTCGAGCAACTTTGCTGGCGGCCTGCTCGGTTGGTTCCAGAAGAACGAGATGGAACCCGCTTACGTCGACCCTGTTGCGAACCTTGAAGTGGGCGAGGTTTCTGAACCTGTCGAAATTGACGGCTCGTACCACCTGTTCCGCCTGGACGATTCCCGCCAAATCCGCGAGTTTACGCTCGAAGAGGACTACGGCAAGATCGAGGCCATGGCGGCGAACCACCTCGAGAACGAAAAGTTGAACGCGCTCCTCAAGAAGTGGCGCGAAGAGGTCCACATCGAAATCCGCATGACGGAGTAG
- a CDS encoding cell division ATP-binding protein FtsE has translation MIHFTHVTKSYEDNWKALNNITFRINKGEFVFLTGHSGAGKSTVLKLIYMDERPDAERGGQVMVKFTGDCVYDSKSTPDGKIQAFRRKMGIIFQDFKLLPDRNVFENVALALRIVGTPSSKINAAVFDALALVGISQKRFAMPYTLSGGEQQRVAIARAMVHNPYVLLADEPTGNLDPKNAEEVFSIFKEINARGTTVVMATHNPDFYLNSPFRRLVLDHGELLTRDLI, from the coding sequence ATGATTCACTTCACCCACGTGACGAAGTCCTACGAGGACAACTGGAAGGCGCTGAACAACATCACCTTCCGTATAAACAAGGGTGAGTTTGTTTTCTTGACGGGACATTCCGGCGCGGGCAAGTCGACCGTGCTGAAGTTAATTTATATGGACGAGCGCCCGGATGCGGAACGTGGCGGCCAGGTGATGGTGAAGTTTACCGGCGACTGCGTGTACGACAGCAAGAGCACTCCCGACGGCAAGATTCAAGCATTCCGCCGCAAGATGGGCATCATTTTCCAGGATTTTAAGCTCTTGCCGGACAGGAACGTGTTTGAGAACGTGGCCTTGGCGCTGCGTATTGTGGGAACTCCGAGCAGCAAGATTAATGCGGCCGTGTTCGATGCGCTTGCCCTGGTGGGAATCAGCCAGAAGCGTTTTGCGATGCCTTACACGCTTTCGGGCGGTGAGCAGCAGCGCGTGGCGATTGCGCGCGCGATGGTCCACAATCCCTATGTGCTCCTGGCCGACGAACCGACCGGTAACCTCGACCCGAAAAACGCCGAAGAAGTCTTCAGCATCTTCAAGGAAATCAATGCCCGCGGCACGACCGTCGTGATGGCGACCCATAACCCGGACTTTTACTTGAATAGTCCGTTCCGCCGTTTGGTCCTCGATCACGGTGAACTTTTGACGAGAGATTTGATCTAG
- the hrpA gene encoding ATP-dependent RNA helicase HrpA: MDLSALKIEYPELPVVEHREEFFELLEKHQVVIVKADTGSGKSTQLPKFLLEWFCKDAGAVDGGGNARPFKIGVTEPRRLAAISIADRLREELKDETLVSTKIRFWEQGQSDAPIKVMTDGILLQEFRRDRLFRQYSAIVIDEAHERSLNIDILLGIFKTVLHERPDFKLIVASATLDAKLFEEFYDNSCVMEAEGRTFPVDVEYFFDGGSSARAALDTSGKGDSGLLDEARDAILDLETRHRDHLLCFLPTERDIQDLAGELAHELDSATFDILPLYGRMSPDEQRRIFRHTGKTRVVLATNIAETSLTIPGIAYVVDTGTARISRYNAQSRIQGLPVEDISKASARQRTGRAGRVKPGVCIRLYSPEDFEKRDEFTEPEIRRSNLANVVLQLRSLGLELENFPFLQSPPHSAFRGAYKTLFELGALTADNSSGHVTKLGREMTRLPMDVALSAVLLRARDAGVLQPALIVCSALSIQDPRVVPSEEPERTRIRQLHRKFAGHKSDFITFICMWNAFCAEWDGKTWNKLRKFCDKNSLHFLRCREWIDLYEQFGRILDVKFENRVCPLDSFHRDNLHIALLSGFLGGIARRDIENGCYRLVSGRETHVFPGSDLYGKSAEWMFSAEVRETSRIFLNKGAEIKPEWILQVAEPFCTRRWFAPTWNQERGFVEAVEEVSFRGLVISRGHRVDYARVNPEECAEIFWREAVVLGQMARPFSFMTHNERVVEDLHALEARKRQFGLAPSEDALVDYYTRIAHNVNSIKTLKDYIREHTDQFLKFDAKFWLDQSETGVSYTDSGFSNRAFDVLAKGDKKKNSVKAPEPTLGGSIEQFRFEGLNGASRMVTGEMVFDAMRDCDGITLDFPYDLLPDTTPATLALSIHQWREWMEESVIREMPKTAKKQLEGRRTFIDDAFCDKLKENPHKAPLLLLYEVFAGIKQLDCDIPTVTPEKENHLRLHMKVFKPGFPEKFAVELNPEWGSYRLFLAVRPVVVTFGIDFSLEDMRFGWRLGDSALMAPQESAFWQDFRKRVEGRAQSNTGNAAQSNAGDRTQPDADSSLIVDRLNMLETGGLYSDGFKTALKSWVLKSLTADKLDANRCVRFSGLEYSRGKKIRDFRNLAASTRSEDEEIRLALVRATYESALLGAEAFVKFWSMLKEFSVAMRQGADHARDTLAASSFKSKLTQILSLYSLNRDATLFERLAVLSEIIGAHLAAGDKQMHLVVGDKPARPELSVRDLREKFRPFLKARFMKDHELKNARDALSKMERMQQDDSEYPELYLLASAMLEDFEILKFKRKGDDAEEVVEEDSLAKLKGRFGRLR; encoded by the coding sequence ATTCCGTCGCGACAGGCTTTTTCGCCAGTATTCTGCCATCGTGATTGACGAAGCGCATGAACGCTCGCTGAACATCGACATTCTGCTCGGCATTTTCAAGACGGTATTGCACGAACGCCCGGATTTCAAGCTGATTGTGGCGTCGGCGACGCTGGATGCGAAACTCTTTGAGGAATTTTACGACAACAGCTGCGTGATGGAGGCCGAAGGCCGCACCTTCCCGGTGGATGTGGAGTATTTCTTTGATGGCGGCTCGTCGGCGCGGGCGGCACTCGATACCAGCGGCAAGGGCGATTCCGGCTTGCTCGATGAGGCGCGCGATGCGATTCTCGATTTGGAAACGCGCCACCGCGACCACCTGCTTTGTTTTTTGCCGACGGAACGCGATATCCAGGATTTGGCGGGCGAGTTGGCGCACGAACTGGATTCCGCGACGTTCGATATCCTCCCGCTGTACGGGCGCATGAGCCCGGATGAACAGCGCCGCATTTTCAGGCATACGGGAAAGACCCGCGTGGTGCTCGCGACGAACATCGCGGAAACGTCGCTTACGATTCCGGGAATCGCCTATGTGGTCGATACGGGTACGGCCCGCATCTCGCGGTATAATGCGCAGTCGCGAATCCAGGGATTGCCTGTCGAGGACATCTCGAAGGCAAGTGCCCGGCAGCGCACTGGGCGTGCGGGGCGCGTGAAACCCGGTGTTTGCATCAGGCTTTATTCTCCCGAAGATTTCGAGAAGCGTGACGAGTTTACGGAGCCGGAAATCCGGCGGAGTAATCTCGCGAACGTTGTCCTGCAATTGAGAAGCCTCGGGCTGGAACTCGAAAACTTCCCGTTTTTGCAGTCACCGCCGCATTCGGCGTTCCGCGGCGCGTACAAGACGCTTTTTGAACTCGGCGCGTTGACCGCCGATAACTCCAGCGGGCATGTGACCAAGCTCGGGCGTGAAATGACCCGCCTCCCGATGGACGTGGCGCTTTCGGCAGTGCTCCTGCGGGCGCGCGATGCCGGCGTCTTGCAACCCGCATTGATTGTCTGCTCGGCCTTGAGCATTCAGGACCCGCGCGTGGTGCCGAGCGAAGAACCCGAACGTACCCGCATCAGGCAATTGCACCGCAAGTTTGCGGGCCACAAGAGCGATTTCATCACGTTCATCTGCATGTGGAACGCTTTCTGCGCCGAATGGGATGGCAAGACCTGGAATAAGTTGCGCAAGTTCTGCGACAAGAACAGCCTGCACTTTTTGCGGTGCCGTGAATGGATCGATTTGTACGAACAGTTCGGGCGCATCCTCGACGTGAAATTTGAGAATCGCGTGTGCCCGCTGGACAGTTTCCACCGCGACAACTTGCACATTGCGCTCCTTTCGGGATTTTTGGGCGGCATTGCGCGCCGCGATATCGAGAACGGCTGCTACCGCCTGGTGAGCGGCCGCGAGACGCATGTATTCCCGGGCAGTGACCTTTACGGCAAGAGCGCGGAATGGATGTTTAGCGCCGAAGTTCGCGAGACGAGCCGCATATTCCTCAACAAGGGCGCTGAAATCAAGCCCGAATGGATTTTGCAGGTGGCGGAACCTTTCTGCACGCGTCGCTGGTTTGCTCCCACATGGAACCAGGAACGCGGTTTCGTGGAAGCGGTGGAGGAAGTGAGCTTCCGCGGGCTTGTGATTAGCCGCGGCCACCGCGTGGATTATGCCCGCGTGAATCCTGAGGAATGTGCCGAGATTTTCTGGCGCGAGGCCGTAGTGCTTGGCCAGATGGCGCGTCCGTTCTCTTTCATGACGCACAACGAGCGTGTGGTCGAGGATTTGCATGCGCTGGAAGCTCGCAAGCGCCAGTTTGGCCTCGCCCCGAGCGAAGATGCGCTGGTGGATTACTACACGCGTATCGCGCACAACGTCAATTCCATCAAGACGCTCAAGGACTACATCCGCGAACATACGGACCAGTTCCTGAAATTCGATGCAAAATTCTGGCTGGACCAGAGCGAAACGGGCGTAAGCTATACGGATTCCGGATTTAGCAACCGCGCTTTCGATGTTTTGGCGAAGGGCGACAAGAAGAAAAACTCCGTCAAGGCTCCGGAACCCACTCTCGGCGGCTCCATTGAACAGTTCCGCTTTGAAGGTTTGAATGGCGCCAGCCGCATGGTGACGGGTGAGATGGTCTTCGATGCGATGCGTGACTGCGACGGCATTACGCTCGATTTCCCGTACGACCTTTTGCCCGATACGACGCCCGCGACGCTTGCACTTTCGATTCACCAGTGGCGTGAATGGATGGAAGAATCCGTCATTCGCGAGATGCCCAAGACTGCGAAAAAGCAATTGGAAGGCCGCCGCACGTTTATCGATGACGCTTTCTGCGACAAACTCAAGGAAAATCCGCACAAGGCGCCGCTTTTGCTTTTGTACGAAGTCTTTGCGGGCATCAAACAGCTCGATTGCGACATCCCGACGGTGACGCCCGAAAAGGAAAATCACCTGCGCCTGCACATGAAGGTGTTCAAGCCCGGCTTTCCGGAGAAATTTGCTGTTGAATTGAATCCAGAATGGGGAAGTTACCGCCTGTTCTTGGCGGTGCGCCCTGTGGTAGTGACCTTCGGTATCGATTTCTCGCTAGAGGATATGCGCTTTGGCTGGCGCCTCGGGGATTCCGCGCTGATGGCCCCGCAGGAATCCGCCTTCTGGCAGGATTTCCGCAAACGCGTCGAAGGCCGCGCGCAGTCTAATACTGGAAATGCTGCGCAGTCCAATGCCGGAGACCGCACCCAGCCCGATGCCGACTCTTCGCTCATTGTCGATCGCTTGAACATGCTCGAAACGGGTGGCCTGTACTCCGACGGTTTCAAGACCGCGCTCAAGTCGTGGGTCCTTAAATCGCTTACCGCCGATAAACTGGATGCGAACCGTTGCGTGCGTTTTTCTGGTCTTGAATATTCCCGCGGTAAAAAAATTCGCGACTTCAGGAACCTTGCTGCAAGTACCCGCAGCGAGGACGAAGAAATCCGGCTGGCGCTGGTGCGAGCCACGTATGAATCCGCTCTTCTCGGGGCCGAAGCCTTCGTGAAATTCTGGAGCATGCTGAAGGAATTCTCCGTGGCCATGCGCCAGGGGGCTGACCATGCCCGTGATACGCTGGCTGCATCTTCTTTCAAAAGCAAGCTGACGCAAATTCTCTCGCTTTACAGCCTGAACAGGGATGCTACTTTGTTTGAAAGGCTCGCAGTGCTTTCCGAAATCATCGGCGCGCATCTTGCGGCCGGTGACAAACAAATGCACCTTGTTGTCGGCGACAAACCCGCCCGCCCCGAACTGTCGGTTCGCGACCTCCGCGAAAAGTTTCGCCCCTTCCTCAAGGCGCGCTTCATGAAGGATCACGAGCTCAAAAACGCACGTGACGCCCTCTCGAAAATGGAGCGCATGCAGCAGGACGATTCTGAATATCCGGAACTCTACTTGCTGGCTTCCGCTATGCTCGAGGACTTCGAAATTCTCAAGTTCAAGCGCAAGGGCGACGATGCCGAAGAGGTTGTCGAGGAAGATTCCCTGGCAAAGCTCAAGGGCCGCTTCGGCCGCCTGCGATAG